From one Haloferax marinisediminis genomic stretch:
- a CDS encoding M24 family metallopeptidase, giving the protein MSSRLPSSEFAARLDAIRGSLVDTVADAALWFDATNIEYLSGFNHVQTERPVALVVTDDRVELVVPRLELERASEIERLDRVRSYFDYPQSDPIGTVVETLRELDVRCVAADMDSAPGTMGYHGPSLSDSVEVVEQAWADRMRWEKTDAEIDCIRESVRWANLGHQYLANLTTVGAHPITVSQRASMEASRAMLDTLGDRYVVRTRGVGPVHVGYISGSQTARPHGYTPNERLSEGDVIITGATANVDGYHSELERTMFLGDPSDDDRYYFELMLEAQELAIDALGPDVPVDYVDHVVWEYFEEQGVADLAQHHVGHNIGLGAHEPPYLDRGWADHCADPNTDHTESDADIGAGQVYTIEPGLYTETAGYRHSDTVLVTDSGTETLTYFPRDIESNTIRA; this is encoded by the coding sequence ATGTCTTCACGTCTTCCGTCGAGTGAGTTCGCCGCGCGTCTCGATGCCATCCGTGGAAGTCTCGTGGATACGGTCGCCGATGCAGCACTCTGGTTCGATGCGACGAACATCGAGTACCTCTCTGGGTTCAACCACGTCCAGACTGAACGACCCGTCGCACTCGTCGTCACCGACGACCGGGTCGAACTCGTGGTCCCCCGTCTCGAGCTCGAGCGTGCGAGTGAGATAGAGCGACTCGACCGGGTTCGGTCGTACTTCGATTACCCGCAGAGTGACCCGATTGGAACCGTAGTCGAGACGCTCCGTGAACTCGACGTCCGGTGTGTCGCCGCCGACATGGACAGCGCGCCGGGAACGATGGGCTACCACGGACCGTCACTCTCGGATTCCGTCGAGGTGGTCGAACAGGCGTGGGCCGACCGGATGCGATGGGAGAAGACCGACGCCGAAATCGACTGTATTCGTGAATCTGTCCGGTGGGCGAACCTCGGCCACCAGTATCTCGCCAATCTCACCACTGTCGGCGCACACCCGATTACGGTCTCACAACGCGCATCGATGGAGGCGTCGCGCGCCATGCTCGACACACTTGGCGACAGATACGTCGTTCGAACACGTGGCGTCGGGCCAGTCCACGTCGGCTACATCTCCGGCTCACAGACCGCCCGCCCACACGGGTACACTCCAAACGAACGACTCTCCGAAGGTGACGTCATCATCACCGGTGCGACGGCGAACGTCGACGGCTATCACTCCGAACTGGAGCGGACGATGTTTCTCGGAGACCCCTCCGACGACGACAGATACTACTTCGAACTCATGCTGGAAGCACAGGAACTCGCCATCGACGCACTCGGACCCGACGTGCCGGTCGATTACGTCGACCACGTCGTCTGGGAGTACTTCGAAGAACAGGGTGTAGCCGACCTCGCGCAACACCACGTCGGTCACAACATCGGACTTGGGGCACACGAACCACCGTACCTCGACCGCGGCTGGGCCGACCACTGTGCCGACCCGAACACAGACCACACCGAGTCAGACGCCGACATCGGTGCTGGACAAGTCTACACGATCGAACCCGGGCTCTACACCGAGACTGCCGGCTATCGACACTCGGACACCGTCCTCGTCACCGACTCCGGAACGGAGACACTCACGTACTTTCCCCGAGACATCGAGTCGAACACGATTCGCGCTTGA
- a CDS encoding peroxiredoxin family protein produces MSLLGTEAPDFTLERTAGDEVTLSETLESGPTVVLVNRGHWCSFCAEQLQTFDEVAYDLWFNDGVDVLPVVTSDVGDLTEMRDRFDLDFQLAADPDGAVADQYSGTEETSHGVTGVAGTYVIDEDGVVQYEQVADHPADRTYGNWVRYFIRNDYEDIFA; encoded by the coding sequence ATGAGTCTGCTGGGAACCGAAGCCCCCGACTTTACACTCGAACGCACCGCCGGCGACGAAGTCACCCTCTCCGAGACGCTGGAGAGTGGTCCGACCGTCGTCCTCGTCAACCGCGGCCACTGGTGCTCGTTCTGCGCCGAACAGCTCCAGACCTTCGACGAAGTCGCGTACGACCTCTGGTTCAACGACGGCGTCGACGTGCTGCCCGTCGTCACGAGCGACGTTGGCGACCTGACCGAGATGCGTGACCGCTTCGACCTCGACTTCCAACTCGCTGCCGACCCCGACGGTGCTGTCGCAGATCAGTACAGCGGAACCGAAGAGACGAGTCACGGCGTGACCGGTGTCGCAGGGACGTACGTCATCGACGAAGACGGCGTCGTCCAGTACGAGCAGGTTGCAGACCACCCCGCCGACCGAACCTACGGAAACTGGGTTCGCTACTTCATCCGCAACGACTACGAAGACATCTTCGCGTAA
- a CDS encoding flavin reductase family protein, whose protein sequence is MDIDPAQAVDDMYRLLTSLIIPRPIGWVSTRSADGIDNLAPYSFYMGVIEAEPPVVMYSTEHRADGTLKDSARNVLETEAFGLNLVTADLVEQMDRSSESVHPGTDEFDVVGLERREATTIDVPLVAAAKATMECTLYDTMDIGDHTVIFGHIELIHVDDGLLTDGKIDVEKIDAVGRLTGSYYARLDPFKVEREWQ, encoded by the coding sequence ATGGATATCGACCCAGCACAGGCTGTCGACGATATGTACCGACTCCTGACGAGCCTCATCATCCCTCGCCCCATCGGGTGGGTATCGACTCGAAGTGCCGACGGAATCGACAACTTAGCGCCGTACAGCTTCTACATGGGTGTCATCGAGGCAGAGCCACCCGTCGTGATGTACTCCACCGAGCACCGAGCAGACGGGACGTTGAAAGATTCGGCGCGGAACGTCCTCGAGACGGAGGCGTTCGGCCTCAACCTCGTCACCGCCGACCTCGTCGAGCAGATGGACCGGAGCTCCGAGTCAGTCCACCCAGGCACCGACGAGTTCGACGTCGTCGGACTGGAGCGACGTGAAGCGACCACCATCGACGTCCCGCTGGTCGCTGCCGCGAAGGCGACGATGGAGTGTACGCTCTACGACACCATGGATATCGGAGACCATACCGTCATCTTCGGCCACATCGAACTCATTCACGTCGACGACGGCCTGCTCACGGATGGGAAAATCGACGTCGAGAAAATCGACGCCGTCGGTCGCCTGACCGGGTCGTACTACGCGCGTCTCGACCCGTTCAAGGTCGAGCGAGAGTGGCAGTAG
- a CDS encoding aldo/keto reductase, with protein MDTRPLGTTGFDVSEIGLGTWQLGGDWGPVSDEDAFDAIEAALDAGITFLDTADVYGDGDSEQRIGSVLDDRDDDPVVATKAGRRLDPHEAGRYTHENLERFVDRSRTNLGVESLDLVQLHCPPRDVYYQPEVFDALDELRQSGKVDHYGVSVEKVEDALKAIEYDGVETVQIIFNPLRQRPAELFFREAQRRNVGVIVRVPLASGLLTGALSADSEFGEDDHRNYNRDGEAFDVGETFAGIPFEDGLAAADSLETIVPDGVSLAQFTLRWILSFDAVSTIIPGSKTPAHIRDNVAAASLPPLSADQFQHVEEVYDTYARDHVHHRW; from the coding sequence ATGGACACCAGACCGCTCGGTACGACAGGATTCGACGTCTCGGAGATTGGTCTCGGAACGTGGCAACTCGGAGGCGACTGGGGGCCCGTGTCCGACGAAGATGCCTTCGATGCAATCGAGGCTGCACTGGACGCCGGAATCACGTTCCTCGACACCGCAGACGTGTACGGCGACGGAGATAGCGAGCAGCGTATCGGGTCGGTGCTGGACGACCGCGACGACGACCCCGTCGTTGCGACCAAAGCGGGCCGCCGCCTCGACCCCCACGAAGCGGGCCGGTACACCCACGAGAATCTCGAACGGTTCGTCGACCGGAGTCGGACGAACCTCGGCGTCGAGTCCCTCGATTTGGTCCAACTCCACTGTCCGCCACGCGACGTTTACTACCAACCCGAAGTGTTCGACGCCCTCGACGAACTCCGACAGTCGGGCAAGGTCGACCACTACGGGGTGAGCGTCGAGAAGGTAGAAGACGCGCTCAAGGCCATCGAGTACGACGGGGTGGAGACGGTCCAGATAATCTTCAATCCCCTCCGACAGCGACCTGCCGAACTGTTCTTCCGCGAAGCACAGCGCCGCAACGTCGGTGTCATCGTCCGCGTCCCACTCGCATCGGGACTGCTCACGGGAGCACTCTCTGCAGACTCGGAGTTCGGCGAAGACGACCACCGCAACTACAATCGTGACGGCGAGGCGTTCGACGTGGGTGAGACGTTCGCGGGCATACCGTTCGAAGACGGGCTCGCCGCAGCGGATTCCCTCGAAACCATCGTCCCTGACGGCGTCTCTCTCGCGCAGTTTACGCTCCGCTGGATCCTCTCGTTCGACGCCGTGAGCACGATTATTCCTGGGTCGAAGACGCCGGCACACATCCGAGATAACGTCGCTGCCGCGTCGCTTCCGCCGCTGTCAGCCGACCAGTTCCAGCACGTCGAAGAGGTGTACGACACGTACGCACGTGACCACGTCCACCATCGGTGGTGA
- a CDS encoding AI-2E family transporter, producing MNSADGTSSRSFLLLLLILFGTLSVFFVLPFLQPVLLGGLLAYLVYPVNQRLTPRLGRTGGAAVTMLATITVIVVPLLFILSAAASQAATLLRGAKLPDTEAVDAFSQEQFGTNAPTVETLSGPVSNAVQTGIGGVVGDIGGILSGISAFLVGGFIFLFTLFFLLRDGNKFIAWLRTAVPLDTKTTDALFERTNDLLWAAVIGNVIVAAVQAILTVLGFLVIGFDNLIFWGVTTFVLSLLPVIGASVVWIPAVIYLVFVGSIPEAVGLLIYGSFIISGSDNIIRPLAMERGAKLNSGILILSIFGGVAVFGFIGLFVGPVVIGLTKTIVELLADKRADPSSS from the coding sequence ATGAACAGCGCCGACGGCACGTCCTCACGGTCATTCCTTCTCCTGTTGCTGATACTCTTCGGAACGCTCTCCGTATTCTTTGTCCTCCCATTCCTCCAGCCCGTCCTCTTGGGAGGCCTGCTGGCGTACCTCGTCTACCCGGTCAACCAACGGCTCACCCCACGATTGGGTCGCACCGGCGGGGCAGCCGTGACGATGCTCGCGACGATTACCGTCATCGTCGTTCCACTCCTCTTCATCCTCAGCGCTGCAGCCTCTCAGGCTGCCACACTCCTTCGCGGTGCCAAGCTCCCCGACACCGAGGCTGTCGACGCATTCTCTCAGGAGCAGTTCGGGACGAACGCCCCTACTGTCGAGACACTCTCCGGGCCGGTCAGCAACGCGGTCCAAACCGGGATTGGCGGGGTTGTGGGCGATATCGGTGGCATTCTCAGTGGTATCTCCGCGTTTCTCGTCGGGGGATTCATCTTCCTGTTCACCCTCTTTTTCCTCCTACGAGACGGCAACAAGTTCATCGCTTGGCTCCGAACAGCCGTCCCCCTCGACACAAAGACGACTGACGCACTCTTCGAGCGCACGAACGACCTCCTCTGGGCGGCCGTAATCGGAAACGTCATCGTCGCTGCGGTGCAGGCGATACTGACCGTCCTCGGCTTCCTCGTCATCGGGTTCGACAACCTCATCTTCTGGGGCGTCACCACGTTCGTCCTGTCACTGCTCCCCGTAATCGGCGCATCCGTCGTCTGGATTCCGGCAGTCATCTACCTCGTCTTCGTGGGGAGCATTCCGGAGGCAGTCGGACTCCTCATCTACGGTTCGTTCATCATCAGTGGGTCGGACAACATCATCAGGCCCCTCGCGATGGAACGCGGCGCGAAGCTCAACTCCGGTATTCTCATCCTCAGCATCTTCGGGGGAGTCGCCGTCTTCGGGTTCATCGGTCTCTTCGTCGGCCCCGTCGTCATCGGGTTGACGAAGACCATCGTCGAACTGCTGGCCGACAAACGCGCTGACCCAAGCAGTTCGTGA
- a CDS encoding double zinc ribbon domain-containing protein: MTKITFRADDALVERLDSLDTSKSEAMREALREYLDQVERDDTPSLAQAAAESQRDDETELDAVLAKRVERLVEAQLDERLPTLVDEALAARADTHQSPSEVNVNINVDGDGANSGVNAEYDRDSTPNRDRKTPETIEDTEAHETASTCGQCGESVESSHVYCPNCGEKASHRVFCECGDELRSDWAFCPDCGRRTPAADVLE; encoded by the coding sequence ATGACAAAAATCACGTTCCGCGCCGACGATGCCCTCGTCGAGCGCCTGGACAGCCTCGACACGTCGAAGAGCGAGGCGATGCGCGAGGCACTCCGTGAGTACCTCGACCAGGTGGAGCGTGACGACACACCCTCGTTGGCACAGGCAGCCGCTGAGTCCCAACGAGACGACGAAACTGAACTCGATGCAGTACTGGCAAAGCGAGTCGAGCGACTCGTCGAAGCCCAGTTAGACGAACGTCTCCCGACGCTCGTCGACGAAGCATTGGCCGCTCGAGCAGACACACACCAGTCACCGTCGGAAGTAAACGTCAACATCAACGTCGATGGCGACGGTGCCAATTCGGGCGTAAACGCCGAGTACGACCGGGATTCGACGCCGAATCGAGACCGTAAGACACCCGAAACAATCGAGGACACGGAGGCGCACGAGACTGCATCGACGTGTGGCCAGTGTGGCGAATCGGTGGAGTCCTCGCACGTGTACTGCCCGAACTGCGGTGAGAAAGCCTCCCACCGAGTCTTCTGTGAGTGTGGTGACGAGCTCCGCTCCGATTGGGCGTTTTGCCCCGATTGTGGTCGTCGGACACCTGCGGCCGACGTGCTCGAGTAG
- a CDS encoding ribbon-helix-helix domain-containing protein: MERVTLRIPKQQIEEVERMVETGEFPNRSEAIRSAVREMLNEQPTDKRQRESTSKRGWAKV, translated from the coding sequence ATGGAGCGTGTGACACTACGAATTCCGAAGCAGCAAATCGAGGAGGTCGAGCGAATGGTCGAGACGGGAGAGTTCCCGAATCGGTCTGAAGCCATTCGATCCGCCGTTCGCGAGATGCTCAACGAACAGCCAACCGACAAACGCCAGCGCGAATCTACCAGCAAGCGCGGCTGGGCAAAGGTGTAA
- the ftsZ gene encoding cell division protein FtsZ — translation MQDIVREAMERDEAERKTKLEDTGDDQFGDPRIVIVGCGGAGNNTINRLYNIGVEGADTVAINTDKQHLKMIEADTKILVGKSLTAGLGAGGDPSMGERATEMAQGTVKDVLGDADLVFVTAGMGGGTGTGAAPVVSKIAKEQGAIVVGMVSTPFNVERARTVKAEEGLENLRNEADSIIVLDNNRLLDYVPNLPIGKAFSVMDQIIAETVKGISETITQPSLINLDYADMSTIMNQGGVAVMLVGETQDKNKTQEVVNDAMNHPLLDVDYRGASGGLVHITGGPDLTLKEAEGIASSITERLEAAANVIWGARIQDEYKGKVRVMAIMTGVQSAQVLGPTTQKQADKSRQSIEGRQQQQQQRSEFNSSQRVETSQSGTWSDGGRDETEKNNGLDVIR, via the coding sequence ATGCAAGATATCGTTCGCGAGGCGATGGAGCGAGACGAGGCAGAGCGCAAGACCAAACTGGAAGACACCGGTGACGACCAGTTTGGCGACCCTCGTATCGTGATTGTCGGCTGTGGTGGTGCTGGGAACAACACGATCAACCGACTGTACAACATCGGTGTCGAAGGTGCTGATACGGTCGCGATCAACACCGACAAGCAGCACCTGAAGATGATCGAAGCGGACACGAAGATCCTCGTCGGGAAGTCCCTGACTGCGGGTCTCGGCGCTGGTGGCGACCCCTCCATGGGGGAACGCGCTACCGAGATGGCACAGGGGACCGTCAAAGACGTCCTCGGTGACGCCGACCTCGTGTTCGTGACTGCGGGGATGGGCGGTGGCACCGGTACCGGTGCAGCACCCGTCGTCTCCAAAATCGCAAAAGAGCAAGGCGCAATCGTCGTCGGCATGGTCTCGACTCCGTTCAACGTCGAGCGTGCCCGGACGGTGAAGGCCGAAGAGGGACTCGAGAACCTCCGCAACGAGGCCGACTCCATCATCGTGCTGGACAACAACCGTCTCCTCGACTACGTCCCGAACTTGCCTATCGGCAAGGCGTTCTCGGTCATGGACCAGATTATCGCCGAGACCGTCAAGGGCATCTCGGAGACCATCACTCAGCCGTCGCTCATCAACCTCGACTACGCCGACATGTCTACCATCATGAACCAAGGCGGCGTCGCGGTGATGCTCGTCGGCGAGACGCAGGACAAGAACAAGACCCAGGAAGTGGTCAACGACGCGATGAACCACCCGCTGTTGGACGTCGACTACCGGGGTGCATCCGGTGGTCTCGTCCACATCACGGGCGGCCCCGACCTCACACTGAAGGAGGCCGAGGGTATCGCGAGCAGCATCACGGAGCGACTGGAGGCCGCCGCGAACGTCATCTGGGGCGCTCGCATCCAGGACGAGTACAAAGGGAAAGTCCGTGTCATGGCAATCATGACCGGTGTCCAGTCGGCGCAGGTCCTCGGCCCAACGACGCAGAAGCAGGCCGACAAGTCGCGCCAGAGCATCGAAGGACGGCAACAACAGCAACAACAGCGCTCGGAATTCAACAGTTCGCAGCGTGTCGAGACGTCGCAGAGCGGTACGTGGTCTGACGGTGGCCGCGACGAGACCGAGAAGAACAACGGTCTCGACGTCATCCGGTAA
- the ncsA gene encoding tRNA 2-thiolation protein NcsA, with amino-acid sequence MECDKCSRDAVMHAAYSGAHLCDDHFCASVEKRVRRRIREDNMLPRDATPEDPQTWVIGLSGGKDSVVLTHILDETFGRDPRIELVALTIHEGIQGYRDKSVDACVELADDLDIRHEVVSYEEEFGVQMDDVVQKDPENMAACAYCGVFRRDLLERFADELDADKLFTGHNLDDEAQTALMNFFEGDLRQVAKHFDASIGDFEKRRDAGDFIPRAKPLRDVPEKEVALYAHLKDLPAHITECPHSSEAYRGEIQQLLLKLEENHPGTRHSIMAGYEELAELVADEYRGDGQVDLNECERCGSKTASDVCRKCRLLESIEAV; translated from the coding sequence ATGGAGTGCGACAAGTGCAGTCGGGACGCGGTGATGCACGCGGCCTACTCTGGGGCACATCTCTGTGACGACCACTTCTGTGCCTCGGTCGAGAAACGTGTGCGCCGCCGTATCCGCGAAGACAACATGCTCCCCCGAGATGCGACGCCTGAGGACCCACAGACGTGGGTCATCGGTCTCTCTGGGGGGAAAGACAGTGTCGTCCTCACCCACATCCTCGACGAGACGTTCGGGCGCGACCCACGAATCGAACTCGTGGCGTTGACCATCCACGAAGGAATCCAAGGCTACCGCGACAAGTCGGTCGACGCCTGTGTCGAACTCGCCGACGACCTCGATATCCGTCACGAAGTCGTCTCGTACGAAGAGGAGTTCGGCGTCCAGATGGACGACGTCGTCCAGAAAGACCCCGAGAACATGGCCGCCTGTGCGTACTGCGGCGTGTTCCGTCGGGACCTCCTCGAACGATTCGCCGACGAACTCGACGCAGACAAACTGTTCACCGGCCACAACCTCGACGACGAGGCACAGACGGCGCTGATGAACTTCTTCGAAGGCGACCTGCGACAGGTGGCGAAACACTTCGACGCCAGTATCGGCGACTTCGAAAAACGCCGAGATGCCGGCGATTTCATCCCGCGGGCCAAACCCCTCCGTGACGTCCCCGAAAAGGAAGTCGCCCTCTACGCGCATCTGAAAGACCTCCCCGCGCACATCACCGAGTGTCCACACTCGTCAGAGGCGTACCGCGGTGAGATTCAGCAACTCCTGTTGAAGCTCGAAGAGAACCACCCGGGTACGCGACACTCGATTATGGCAGGGTACGAAGAGCTCGCAGAATTGGTCGCCGACGAATACCGCGGCGATGGGCAGGTCGACCTCAACGAGTGTGAGCGCTGTGGGTCGAAGACTGCCAGTGACGTCTGTCGGAAGTGCCGTCTCCTCGAATCGATCGAAGCGGTGTAG
- a CDS encoding DUF7095 family protein, translating into MERDAALDRVESIVDAVESETLPVPVREVWVYGDVALGLDPLDRLDVYVTKDILLRGDPDAASEFEASHGVKGVGKSIRAEWAREHPDLIRANSNGYAAPEKCLAAHLLPDDDEPVHLEVCNASFEDNVTQRLKGAMAREAYEQILDPRGVCLYADGQRSPSAIEKLRNSEFAFPTLTGALEMLGLEGDEAETAVEAMRTYRAEQTGTSVRGDVV; encoded by the coding sequence ATGGAACGAGACGCCGCCCTCGACCGAGTCGAGTCCATCGTCGACGCCGTCGAATCCGAGACGCTTCCGGTTCCGGTCCGCGAAGTGTGGGTCTACGGCGACGTCGCCCTCGGCCTCGACCCACTCGACCGACTCGACGTGTACGTGACGAAAGACATCCTCCTCCGTGGCGACCCCGACGCAGCCTCCGAATTCGAAGCGTCGCACGGCGTGAAGGGCGTCGGAAAGAGCATCCGTGCCGAATGGGCACGAGAACATCCCGACCTGATTCGTGCGAACTCGAACGGCTACGCCGCACCCGAGAAGTGCCTCGCTGCGCACCTCTTGCCCGACGACGACGAACCGGTCCACCTCGAAGTGTGCAACGCCTCCTTCGAAGACAACGTCACACAGCGATTGAAGGGTGCGATGGCCCGCGAGGCGTACGAACAGATTCTCGACCCACGTGGTGTCTGTCTCTACGCCGACGGCCAACGCTCACCGAGTGCAATCGAGAAACTCCGAAACAGCGAGTTCGCCTTCCCGACGCTCACCGGCGCACTAGAGATGCTCGGGTTGGAAGGTGACGAAGCCGAAACAGCGGTCGAAGCGATGCGAACGTACCGCGCCGAACAGACGGGGACGAGCGTTCGCGGCGACGTCGTCTGA
- a CDS encoding zinc ribbon domain-containing protein, whose translation MSPPTDADRDGCPKCGHTQTEMDSIATSGTGLTKMFDIQNRQFTVVSCTNCGYSELYRGRSSGNMVDLFLG comes from the coding sequence ATGAGCCCTCCAACAGATGCCGACCGAGACGGCTGTCCGAAATGCGGCCACACCCAGACAGAGATGGACTCGATTGCGACGTCGGGAACCGGCCTGACGAAGATGTTCGACATCCAGAACCGACAGTTCACGGTCGTCTCGTGTACGAACTGCGGCTACTCAGAGCTCTACCGTGGGCGCTCCAGCGGGAACATGGTCGACCTCTTTTTGGGCTAA
- a CDS encoding class I SAM-dependent methyltransferase yields the protein MRRFSESYLQRTRQGMWDDSRAALSDLDLGGRARILDVGCGTGEFTRVLADESDAHVVGVDADEELLSVAADRPGIEVVTGDATRLPFADESFDLVVCQALLVNLPDPVAALHEFARVSSDLVATVEPDNAAVGVDSTVAAEVPLERSVREAFLAGVQTDVALGERVRELFGEADLSVVGTRRYHHRKLTEPPYDDGDIQSAAQKATGEGLDRHEADIRRGLDGTDSYESLRREWRQMGRTVVEQIRNGEYRRAEVVPFDVTTGRV from the coding sequence GTGCGACGTTTCTCGGAATCGTACCTCCAGCGGACGCGACAGGGGATGTGGGACGACTCGCGGGCCGCCCTCTCCGACTTGGACCTCGGGGGCCGGGCTCGAATCCTCGACGTCGGGTGCGGGACCGGTGAGTTCACACGGGTCCTCGCCGACGAATCCGACGCCCACGTCGTCGGCGTCGATGCCGACGAGGAACTCCTGTCGGTCGCGGCCGACCGCCCCGGAATCGAGGTGGTCACCGGTGACGCGACGCGACTCCCGTTTGCCGACGAGAGCTTCGACCTCGTGGTCTGTCAGGCGTTGCTCGTCAACCTCCCAGACCCAGTGGCCGCGCTCCACGAGTTCGCGCGTGTCTCGTCAGACCTCGTGGCGACAGTCGAACCAGACAACGCCGCCGTCGGCGTCGATTCGACCGTCGCCGCGGAAGTTCCCCTCGAACGCTCGGTGAGAGAAGCGTTCCTCGCGGGGGTCCAAACTGACGTGGCACTGGGCGAGCGCGTCCGAGAACTGTTCGGCGAGGCAGACCTCTCGGTCGTCGGAACTCGACGCTACCACCACCGAAAGCTAACTGAACCACCGTACGACGACGGAGACATCCAGAGCGCGGCACAGAAAGCGACCGGTGAGGGACTCGACCGCCACGAAGCAGACATCCGCCGTGGTCTCGACGGGACAGACTCCTACGAGTCGCTTCGTCGTGAGTGGCGACAGATGGGGCGCACAGTGGTCGAACAGATTCGAAACGGCGAGTATCGACGGGCCGAAGTCGTCCCGTTCGACGTGACGACTGGTCGTGTCTAA
- a CDS encoding deoxyribonuclease IV: MRVGAHVSMSSSKVSSDEETPPHKNITNAVFRQVAFGGNCGQIFTTSPQVWRDPDISDEEAELFREETTEKLDGPWVIHSSYLVNLCTPKDGLRQKSLDSMQTEVDMAEKLGIDYVNVHLGAHTGAGEQQGLDNAVSVLDELDIPDGVTILIESDAGSGTKMGDDFAHLGYVLEESEQDLDICLDTAHAFAAGYDLSTAEGVAETFEELDAEVGLEHLKCVHLNDSKHECGTNKDEHALIGEGLIGEEGMRAFINHEAIVDNDIPLVLETPTEDGKGFAWNIERVREYRNDAN; encoded by the coding sequence ATGCGAGTCGGTGCACACGTCTCAATGTCTAGTTCGAAGGTCTCCTCCGACGAGGAGACGCCACCGCACAAGAACATCACCAACGCCGTCTTCCGGCAGGTCGCCTTCGGCGGCAACTGCGGGCAGATATTCACGACCTCTCCGCAGGTGTGGCGAGACCCCGATATCTCCGACGAAGAGGCTGAACTGTTCCGTGAGGAGACCACTGAGAAACTGGATGGTCCGTGGGTCATCCACTCGTCGTATCTCGTCAACCTCTGTACGCCGAAAGACGGCCTCCGACAGAAGTCACTCGACTCGATGCAGACGGAAGTCGACATGGCCGAGAAACTCGGAATCGACTACGTCAACGTTCACCTCGGTGCCCACACCGGCGCGGGTGAACAGCAGGGTCTCGACAACGCCGTCTCCGTCCTCGACGAACTCGACATCCCGGACGGCGTCACCATTCTCATCGAGTCCGACGCCGGGTCCGGCACGAAGATGGGTGACGATTTCGCCCACCTCGGGTACGTCCTCGAAGAGTCCGAACAAGACCTCGATATCTGTCTCGACACCGCCCACGCCTTCGCGGCCGGGTACGACCTCTCGACGGCCGAGGGCGTCGCCGAGACGTTCGAGGAACTCGACGCCGAGGTTGGGCTGGAACACCTCAAATGCGTCCACCTGAACGACTCGAAACACGAGTGTGGCACGAACAAGGACGAACACGCCCTCATCGGCGAGGGACTCATCGGCGAAGAAGGGATGCGCGCGTTCATCAACCACGAGGCAATCGTCGACAACGACATTCCACTGGTCCTCGAAACGCCGACGGAAGACGGCAAGGGCTTCGCGTGGAACATCGAGCGCGTCCGCGAGTACCGCAACGACGCGAACTGA
- a CDS encoding redoxin domain-containing protein, translated as MTGLAVGTSADDVEAPLVTPSGDVTDRCLSELAEENPVLLCFYTADFSPDCTDEWCAFRDFDWFAAGQDVTVVGASKSGVGMHQRFIDRYDLTFPLYADTDLELASAFDVVYRTFGVSKRSRRSCFLLDEDLTVRYRWIGDHWLDPTRDVPPLTEVHEGITEALELEPAESFGF; from the coding sequence ATGACTGGACTCGCCGTCGGTACGTCCGCCGACGACGTCGAGGCACCTCTCGTCACGCCGTCCGGCGACGTGACAGACCGCTGCCTCTCGGAACTCGCCGAAGAGAACCCTGTTCTCTTGTGCTTCTACACCGCCGACTTCAGCCCTGACTGTACCGACGAGTGGTGTGCGTTCCGTGACTTCGACTGGTTCGCCGCAGGGCAAGACGTGACTGTCGTCGGTGCGAGTAAATCCGGCGTCGGGATGCACCAGCGGTTCATCGACCGATACGACCTGACGTTTCCGCTGTACGCCGATACCGACCTCGAACTCGCGTCGGCGTTCGACGTCGTCTATCGAACCTTCGGCGTCTCGAAGCGTTCTCGTCGGTCGTGTTTCCTCCTCGATGAAGACCTGACCGTTCGGTACCGCTGGATTGGCGACCACTGGTTGGACCCGACGCGAGACGTTCCACCACTCACCGAAGTGCACGAAGGCATCACTGAAGCACTCGAACTCGAACCCGCCGAGAGCTTCGGGTTCTGA